TTTGTTCCTATGGTCTCTTTGTACCATGGTATATGATGAGAGCTTCTCCTTTTCTACCCTTGACCTTAGTTCTAAAGGATCAACACTCTAAACCTATGATTTGAgcatgacatgaaaatccataTAAAATCTTAACAACATGATTCTCAAAGATTTATAATTTCattttacattgaaaattattccATCTATAATTAGAATACTAAATCAAATATTAAATTGCAATTTCATTATTTTATCAAAATGCAAATTTAACCAATAAAATTCCTTCTTTCTCCATTAATGAAGTGAATATAACCTTGAAATTTCTTATTTTGATCTCGAGGGAATAAATAAGATCAAAACACACCATTCATTCCCAAATTTATTTAACATTACTTATTTTACATAAAATCCGAAAGAGTGAATCTAATAAAAAATTCATTGTAATTGCTGTAAAAtgaatctttttgtcaatttttaaAATACTAGTTAAAAAGATAAACGTCTAAAAACTAAACTCTCCCTAATCTTTTTACATATGACCTTTCTAATTAATTATATATCTAAGCCATATGCTCCACCTAATATGGAAatcttattaaaattaatttaaatgtgGATGGACTTTTTAATGTGAAGCTGAGAAACTATGAATGTAATTCTTCCCTTGAATCTAAGCACACATTTATGCAATCTTTCTCCCCACAATTTCTATATACATACACGCcactctttcaatcttttcttacCATACAATTTGAGAAAAGGTAAGAAATATTTGTAAAAATGGTGTAGCATGGCATGCTTATGGACAATTCTCAAATTGCAAAAGAAGTATATATGCGTGAAAAACAGCTATTTAGGTTGGACTCTGGTGTTTAAAGACCTCTCACCAAACTCCCATCTTTTTCGACCTCTGCCCCTTCCATGTGATTTCCAAAGATCCGTGTAAGTCCATCCCATTTCTATGTCCACTCATTTTTACGTATTGTCGACTCTTTCATTGACCTGTTGACGGGCACCCAGTTAAGAATGGCCCGTCCAAAGAAGAAGTGCAATACCCTCGTCCCAAATGGCCATTTCTTTACATAAGCTCTGTTTTGTTTTCATTTCAGTTTTTCTCCTCCTCTTATGCCCTTCTCTTTCCCATCGATTAATGCCCAACAAATGTCCTTCCCACGAATCCCAAGCTCTGCTTCGCTTCAAAGCAGCCTTGAATGACTCCGAGGGCTCTTTCAGTTCGTGGGTAAATGGAACAGACTGTTGCACCAACTGGACCGGCATATCCTGCAATGATCACACCAACCACGTTGTCTCTGTTGAAGCAGTAGGTAGTTCTgattctttccaaggtgtgatatctgaGAGCCTGTGCCAACTTCGTTTTCTCACATCACTGAGAATACAAGGAGTAGTAACACCAGGTACTACCATT
The nucleotide sequence above comes from Cryptomeria japonica chromosome 11, Sugi_1.0, whole genome shotgun sequence. Encoded proteins:
- the LOC131067657 gene encoding DNA damage-repair/toleration protein DRT100; protein product: MAISLHKLCFVFISVFLLLLCPSLSHRLMPNKCPSHESQALLRFKAALNDSEGSFSSWVNGTDCCTNWTGISCNDHTNHVVSVEAVGSSDSFQGVISESLCQLRFLTSLRIQGVVTPGIYFSI